CGCGCATCATCGAGAGTTTACGGGCATCTCATATATTAATCATTATGCTCTCGCCAGCGTGGCTAAAATCTAAATACTGTCGGGAAGAATATCATTTATTTGAAGAAGTCGAGAGGAGCTATGGCAAAAGTGAACTTGTTGTGCCATTTCTATTTAGAGACCCCAAGGACGAACTAGAGTTTATGAGCAGCATACAACGAGCTACATATGCAAGCTTGTTGAACCGGCAATATCGCCCAACGCCGGTCGACGCCCTCTTAAAAACTAATTCGAATCGCGTGAATGCTCAGCTCGAAAACCTTTCGCGCGAACTGAAAGAGATCCTTTCCCCGTTCAGAACTCGGAACACAAAAGCTGAGCCGCAGTCGGCCATTCCAAGTGAGACAACGCGTCTTCCACGTCATAACCTTCCGTTGAAATCGCTTGGAGAGTTTTTCATTGGTCGCGATACGTTGATGTCGCAACTCGAATTAGAGATGGGGGACCGTCGCGAAATCGCTTTGCTTCAGGGTATGGGCGGCGTGGGCAAGACACGCTTGGCAATAGAATTTGCGTGGAGGCACGCGGCGGAACATAGTGCTCTGCTATATATTTCCGCAGAAACACCTGAAGCAGTCACGAACACGCTCAGTTTGCTAACGACAACTTTAAGCCTACCGGAAAAAGAGATCGCCCAAGCCGCCTCCAAGCATGAAGCAGTAGTGCGTTGGCTCGCTCACAACCTAAATTGGCTCCTCATAATAGATAATGTTGACGATGCTGATGGGGCCGCCGCAGTTGTAGAGCTGCTCCCACAACTCACAAACGGAAAAGTAATAATAACCGCTCGATACGACGGTTTTCCACCAAATATTCCTATGATAAGACTTGATGTACTTTCCCCCGATCATGCTCGAGATTTTCTGATCATGCGCACGAAAGATCGACGTCGCTTGGCCGATAATGATACTTTGCTTGCGGAGGAGATATCCAAGGAATTAGCGTTCCTGCCTCTCGCACTCGAACAGGCTGGCGCTTTCATCTGTGTACAGCGCCTCTCGCTCGA
The DNA window shown above is from Methylocystis echinoides and carries:
- a CDS encoding tetratricopeptide repeat protein; its protein translation is MTDVFYAFFSYAAADARLDPSIFNAFSTQLCERVTAQMAEGELRSWRDIEQVRVGETWHPRIIESLRASHILIIMLSPAWLKSKYCREEYHLFEEVERSYGKSELVVPFLFRDPKDELEFMSSIQRATYASLLNRQYRPTPVDALLKTNSNRVNAQLENLSRELKEILSPFRTRNTKAEPQSAIPSETTRLPRHNLPLKSLGEFFIGRDTLMSQLELEMGDRREIALLQGMGGVGKTRLAIEFAWRHAAEHSALLYISAETPEAVTNTLSLLTTTLSLPEKEIAQAASKHEAVVRWLAHNLNWLLIIDNVDDADGAAAVVELLPQLTNGKVIITARYDGFPPNIPMIRLDVLSPDHARDFLIMRTKDRRRLADNDTLLAEEISKELAFLPLALEQAGAFICVQRLSLERYLTYWRDEKSRVRDWFDKTAMGTNRDYGIATAFETSFSRLSFNGRLLLNLIAFLSYKPIPEFLLDIAPIFPDSEIGLLDNESKQSPPRNEDIKFEARAALAELYAYGLAAPTETDGSLEQPSFVVHSLVQDYARSRMEENHANSVAIQTAVWLIQACKLTCQEKRDNRQKNLLSLASHLPVWTKSKKVKNTKLHNELLSYVNILAADTLADIFVKCGHKMEKNEALKILDAIVNNYAVTGFQDSDIASLTQEYNRRLADSN